The DNA region ATAGTCGTCCCGAACAAAGAACGCGTTTGCGCCCTGAGCGCTGCAGGCCACCGGGAAATAGCCGAAACTTTCAAACAATGCGGCAAATGCGGAGAGCGAAGCACCAAAATAGTCACCCTCAGTCCAGGTGTGCTCGTCGTTGTAGTCCATCACCCATCGCGAACCAACAGGAAAGCGCGCGTTGTACTCCGATATCCACACACGGGGTCGAAGGCCTGCATTCAGCAGTTCTTCCGTGAAGTGGAAGTCGTTGCCGTCCAAGTCGAGCGATACCACGTCCACGTCGGCCAGGGAGATCTCCGAAGATCGCTCCACGCGGGCCAGTGCGGTTTTGGCGAGGGCGACGATCGTCTCACGGAAGATCCAGGCTCGCTCGAAGGCTAGTCGCCCGCCCGGACGGGGCTCGAAGATGAGCTCCTCACCGCTGATCCACGCTCCCGACCAGCCCAGAGACAGCAGTATCAAGGTGTTGCACTGCGAACCGTCACCGACCCCGAATTCAACGAAGACACCATTCGACGGTGAATCAATTCTCTTGAGAATCTGCTCCAGAATTCCGTCTTCATCCGCCTGCGACCAGTACCGCCGCGGGCTCGCCGTCAGTGGATTGTCGGAGCGATCGGTGAGCAACGTCCATGAATTGGTCGCCGAAAGCAGTCGAAGTTCCTCCAGCGTGCTCCAAGCCCTCCGAAGGCCGGATTTCACGCGCTGAGGTGTCACGCTAGCCATGGTTATATCCCTTCGTCGCTGCCGTTTCCCCACCGCGCCGACACGGCTATCCATGCACAACCCGGACAACGGCGATAGCCACGATCTCTAGTGGCGGGCAAATTGTTCGCGCAACTGGAACGAGCAGTTCGCCCACGTAACCGCCCCCGACGCCAATGACGCCTCCCCGATCGAGGAACACGCCCGGAATCCTATCGGACCATGCCTATCGCCGTCGCCACGGACTCGCAAGCATTTGACGGGCTAACGGGGCACATCAAAGCCTCCCGACATGACCGGGGCGGTTCACCACGATCGAGTCGCCTCGCAAAGCCGCGGATGGGCATTGCATTCCCCAGAGACGCCGATTAGGTGGCTTCTCGTGGGTGCATCGTTGAGAATGGGCGGCATGGATGTCAGTATCTTCGGGTTGGGTTACGTTGGCGCGGTTTCCGCGGCGTGTTTGGCATCAGACGGTCACAACATAACTGGGGTGGATCCCAACGAGACAAAGGTTGACCTGATCAACTCCGGTCAGACACCGATTATCGAAGCTGATATTGGGGACATGATCGCCACGGCGGTGCAGTTGGGCCATCTCGGCGCGACGACGGAGGTGCGCAAAGCCGTACTGACAAGCGATCTCTCACTGATATGCGTCGGCACGCCCAGCCAGCTCAACGGCAACTTGGATCTGAGTTATGTCCGAAGGGTGTGTGAACAGATCGGAGAGGGTCTGCGAGAGAAGGACTCCTATCATGTGGTGGTCGCACGTTCGACAATGCTGCCGGGCAGTATGCGCGGTGTCGTCATCCCGACGCTGGAGGCTGCGTCCGGTAAGAATGCGGGTATCGATTTCGGTGTCTGCGTCAATCCCGAGTTCCTCCGCGAGGGCACCGCAGTGTGGGACTATTACAACCCCCCGAAGACGGTAGTGGGCGAGACCGACGAGCTGGCCGGAGAAACGTTAATCTCGCTCTACGGCGGGATCGATGCGCCTATGATCCGGACCTCGATCGAAGTCGCGGAAATGGTCAAGTATGCCGATAACACCTGGCACGCGGTGAAGGTGGCCTTCGCAAACGAGATAGGTGCAATTTCGAAAGCGGTGGGAATTGATGGCCGCCAAGTGATGGACATATTTTGTCAGGATACGAAGCTCAACCTGTCTGCGTACTACATGAAGCCCGGTTTCGCTTTCGGCGGGTCATGCCTTCCGAAGGACGTGCGCGCGCTGACCTACAAGGCTCGTGCTCTGGATCTCGACGTACCGCTCTTAAATGCTGTTCTGCCGTCCAACCGGCGCCAGGTGGACCGTGCTATCAGCATGATCACGTCGCATGGCAAACGCAAGATCGGTGTGCTCGGGTTTGCCTTCAAGGCCGGCACCGACGATCTGCGCGAATCGCCCATTGTAGATGTGATCGAGTACTTGATTGGAAAAGGCTACGACCTGCGCCTGTACGACGGTAATGTCAGCATGGCAGCACTCACGGGCGCGAACCGCGACTACATTCTTAACCACATTCCACACATCTCACGACTGATGGTGGAGAGTATTGATGATGTAATGGAGTTCGCCGAGACGATCGTAGTAGGAAACGGGGCTAGTGAATTTCGCGCGAAAGTCGCCAATGCCCGAACGGATCAGGTCGTGGTAGACCTTGTGCGCGTGGCCGACCACGTGAGTAACGATACCTACGATGGTATCTGTTGGTGAGCCTCCAGTGACGCGCGAAGCGACTCACGGGCATCGTGTTTTGATCTTGGTTGAAAACCTGCCGTCGCCGTTCGACAGGCGGGTGTGGCAAGAAGCGACCACGTTACGGGCACATGGTTGGCAGGTCAGCATAATCTGCCCCACTGGCAAAGGTTACGAGAAAACCTTCGAAATCATCGACGGAATAGCGATTTACCGCTATCGCCTTCCCGCGGAAGGCGAGGGAGCTCTCGGCTATCTGGCAGAGTACTCAGCCGCCCTATGGCACACGTTCCGTCTGGCGTTCAAGGTCCGGCGCGACCGTGGGTTCGATGTCATCCATGCCTGTAATCCGCCGGACTTTCTGTTCTTGGTGGGCGGGTTCTTCAAGATCCTCACAAAATCTCGCTTCCTGTTCGACCATCACGACGTCAACCCCGAGCTCTACGAGGCGAAGTTCGGGCGCCGCGATCTCTTCTGGCGGTTGATGGTCGCGTTAGAGAGGATGACATTTCGAAGTGCCGATGTCTCGATCGCTACCAACGAGTCGTATCGACGCATCGCGATCGAGAGAGGGGGCATGGATCCCAAGCGTGTATTTGTGGTGCGAAGCGGCCCGGTGCTGGATCGTCTCAAGATCATGCCACCGAAGCTTGAATTGAAGTGCGGCAGGAAATATTTGGTCGGTTATGTCGGAGTTATGGGCAAGCAGGAGGGAATCGATCTACTCCTGCGAGCGGCCAAGCACCTCATTGAGGACATGGGTCGCGACGACGTGCATTTTGGTCTGGTGGGCGGCGGCACCTCGCTTGAGGAAATGAAGCAGCTGGCGCAGACCCTGAACGTGGATGACTATGTGACATTCACCGGCCGTGTTCCGGACATGGACCTGCTCGAGATGCTCAACACGGCCGATGTCTGCGTCAACCCGGACGTGGCGAACGAGATGAACGACAAGTCGACCATGAACAAGATCATGGAGTACATGGCATTAGGGAAGCCGATCGTTCAGTTCGACCTGACCGAGGGGCGGTACTCAGCAGGCGAGTCGTCGCTATACGCGGCGAAGAACGATCCAAAGGACATGGCCCGAAAGATCGTGGAATTGCTCGATAATCCGGAGCTGCGGGCACGTATGGGTGCCTTCGGTCGAGCTCGAGTTCAGAAAGAACTCGCCTGGGAGTACGAGGTTCCCAATTTGCTCCGGGCCTACGACGCAGTGATGGCGGACGCCTGAAGGGCAGGGACTACGGCGATTCCGTCGACTCGCTTGGGGGATGGTTTTCAGGCCTCGGTTCGGCTGGTTCGCGGAGCTGTTAGACCGCCACCAGGGGTGAGCAAACGAACAAGCGTTGTCGGTGGTAGTCCCGCTTCGGTCGGGTGCTCGGTCGTCTCCTCATTGAGCGCGATCTCCAGGACCCGTCTTGGCCAGCTGCTTGAGCCGCCCGTCGGGCTCGGTCAGCGACAGGCTCTATTCCTGGGCCTGCTTCTTGGTCATATCACCCAGTGTTGTCGTCGCGGCGCCTTCCTCGCTTAGCAGCGCTCAGCGTGCAAGTGCCGTAAACGTCGCTTTTCGCGATACCGCGCTGGATGGCGTTCCTTACTACCACCTAGGGTCTGTGCGCCGCGAGTACGGCCAAGACTAAACCGATTCCAACTACGGGGCTCGGACGAAACATGTCCGAATGCCTCCGAATCGGTTTCTGCCCAACAGCAATGTGGTGACCATATTCTTCGTTGCGTTTGTGGCGATGACCGGCTGAAGGTCGGCGTCCACCACGTAGTTGCGCGTCGATTGGTCGCGCACCCAATCGGTGAAATTGATGGCCAAGCGCTGCGATCGGCGGCCCCGGCTACGCTACTCTCGATCGACTGTAGCGTATGGCGCTGATGATTCGAATGCGTACATTCGGAGGGGGTCGGACGGATCTTGGCAGTTGATACGGACCACGAGCGAGCACCAACTCGGACCTCGGTCCCTCTCCTCCGGGTTGGGGGATGCACGGTATTTGCTATCACCTA from Mycobacterium sp. SMC-4 includes:
- a CDS encoding nucleotide sugar dehydrogenase codes for the protein MGASLRMGGMDVSIFGLGYVGAVSAACLASDGHNITGVDPNETKVDLINSGQTPIIEADIGDMIATAVQLGHLGATTEVRKAVLTSDLSLICVGTPSQLNGNLDLSYVRRVCEQIGEGLREKDSYHVVVARSTMLPGSMRGVVIPTLEAASGKNAGIDFGVCVNPEFLREGTAVWDYYNPPKTVVGETDELAGETLISLYGGIDAPMIRTSIEVAEMVKYADNTWHAVKVAFANEIGAISKAVGIDGRQVMDIFCQDTKLNLSAYYMKPGFAFGGSCLPKDVRALTYKARALDLDVPLLNAVLPSNRRQVDRAISMITSHGKRKIGVLGFAFKAGTDDLRESPIVDVIEYLIGKGYDLRLYDGNVSMAALTGANRDYILNHIPHISRLMVESIDDVMEFAETIVVGNGASEFRAKVANARTDQVVVDLVRVADHVSNDTYDGICW
- a CDS encoding glycosyltransferase family 4 protein, giving the protein MTREATHGHRVLILVENLPSPFDRRVWQEATTLRAHGWQVSIICPTGKGYEKTFEIIDGIAIYRYRLPAEGEGALGYLAEYSAALWHTFRLAFKVRRDRGFDVIHACNPPDFLFLVGGFFKILTKSRFLFDHHDVNPELYEAKFGRRDLFWRLMVALERMTFRSADVSIATNESYRRIAIERGGMDPKRVFVVRSGPVLDRLKIMPPKLELKCGRKYLVGYVGVMGKQEGIDLLLRAAKHLIEDMGRDDVHFGLVGGGTSLEEMKQLAQTLNVDDYVTFTGRVPDMDLLEMLNTADVCVNPDVANEMNDKSTMNKIMEYMALGKPIVQFDLTEGRYSAGESSLYAAKNDPKDMARKIVELLDNPELRARMGAFGRARVQKELAWEYEVPNLLRAYDAVMADA